The stretch of DNA AGTAGATGTAGACAAAAAAAGTACTGCTCACGGTGTTTCACTGTTTTACATTCATGTCTCTTCTGTTATAAGGTTTGGATGGATGCTGGTACTCAGATCTTCTACTCATATGCCATTTGTCTGGgctatctctcttctcttggCAGCTACAACAGTTATTACAACAACTGCTATAGGTAAGTCAATGTAACATTTAAGAAAGATTTCATGTAGATATAACTACCAGACTAATTGATGGAGTTATGAAATACATCATGTGTAACCCTGAATTatgtaaaatgattaaataaagcCACTGTTTTCCTGTGAAGAAGAACAAATGGAGCACAATGCAGTGCTGAGGAGAATGTGGATCATACAGTAAGCGCTTTGgtctgtataaaaacagaacCTATTTTTTCAGATGTCAAACTAATGTATCCTTTTTCTTTTATCATTTGACATGGTTAAGAGCTATAAATGGATTTAGTCGATGTGTGCCACTTTATTAACAGTGATTTAAGGCAATATCATGTAAcatatttactttaaaataacagcttcaaaatcattgtgatgctccattgACTTGTAACAGGGATAACGCTTGTGAGAACTGCATGAcaacctgagtcatatttgtgtagaatcctgtaatattactctaccacatcagtccacatgcttttttccttttcagtaaaggttctttatctccaggcttgtccagaaatgcatgtaagcatGTCCTTCTTGAGGGGTGGCTCATGGTGTAAATGACACTTCCCATCCCATGTCCCAAGTGCATAGTAATGGAGTGGATATTATCTAAAATCCAATAAAACAAAATAGATTAAAAATCATCTGCAATGTTCTAAACAGCAACCTGTCAAAATGCATGTACTGTACAACAAATAGTTGAACGGTTCCCAGTTATCATGATATAAATCAAAGGTTTACacttttgttttggggtttaaAGAAATTATTGGTGCTTGATTGAGCCACTCCTTTGTATTCAAAATATAGTGTTGTAATTGAGCATTATCTATATTGTTCTTGCAGAGATTCCTTCTATTTGTGCCTCCTGAACAGTGGGACCAGTTTTGTGTCTGGGTTTGCCATCTTTTCTGTGCTGGGTCATATGGCAAAGGAACAAGGGGTGGATATCTCTTTAGTGGCAGAGTCCGGTAAGACAGCCATGACAGTATTTTATCATATGGTTTTCTTACTCTTCCTTATCTACAGTATAGGTGAAGTTCAAAGTTGCTAAAGTAGAACTCCGTTTTTTTACCATTCTGTACCTAATGTCAGATGTTTTGTCTGGTATTAAGCCAAAGGCAATCTAGTTGCTTGTACATAAGCAAATCAGACCAAATTTGGTTTTATTTCCTGCCCACTGATTGATTTAACCTAATACATGGACTAGCTCACCCTGTGCAAATAAGTAAAATGATCAGCCATTTAAGATTAGAACAAaaatatcatcattattatgatCTCTTTTTAGCCCTCAATAAAAGTCATAACAatgtaatctctctctctgggagAGTCATTATAGAAGCTTATTGACTAGGTGCAGGTACAGGTGTGGTTGGTGAATGTGCCTCCTCCGTTGCTTATTGTAGGTCCAGGGTTGGTGTTTATAGTGTACCCACAGGCGGTTACACTGCTGCCGTGGTCTCAGTTCTGGGCTGTGTGCTTCTTCACCATGATCATCCTCCTCGGTTTGGATAGCCAGGTCAGAATGAACAACCTAACGCTTTTCTTCCCCTTCCCTGTTTCCATGTCGACTGCCCTATTTCTTGTGTCCTTCAGTTCGTGGGGATGGAGAGCATCATGACGTCAGTGACAGATGTGTTTCCAAGTGTGCTAAGACGTGGCTACCGCAGAGAGTTGCTGCTGTTAGCACTTTGCCTCTTCTGCTACTTCATGGGCCTATTTATGATCGCTGAGGTAAGAATCTGTGTGGTTCACAATCGATTCCTCCTCCGATTCCTCCACAAGCGATTCCTCCACAAACGATTCCTCCTAGTTCTTTGTGATCTCAACATTGGTCAGTTTAGTCAGTTTCAGTTGAGGAGTGTACAGTACAGCTTATATtaattaaattcattcattattatatGGAATTGTGGAGTCTTTATTTTTAGGTTTTCCACCAAATCGAAGAACCCAGTAatggcaaagaaccattttaacaTCAACTTGACtttcatggttctatatagagtgcctttactaaagacaTCTTCGAAACATATCTGGATCTTGAATAGAAATGgacctacactatatgtacaaatgtttgttgaTAAATGTTTGTTGACATCTGTTTGTTGACACCCCTTGCATCCATTTAGCtatagttgcacccattgctgaaacagaagtgcaaatgcacacatacagcttgtctagtccatgtagagaaggactgccaatagaatatgactcttgCGAGCAGATAAACCTCCATGCCTAATtaatgaggtgggatggtgatcattcaacatgctgacctcactaacacttaaTGTAATCAATTCCTTAAATCAATGCTCTAACATCTAGTAGAAGGGCTTCCAtatacagtagagacagttactccaaaaaaggcAGGACAAACCCTTTTATTTGAATATTATGAATATTTCAGCTGAATTATATGTATTCCCATTTACACATACTGTTTAAATCTCTCCAGTTGCTACCAGAATAAAAAAGGGATAAAAGAAAAGCTGGAACATTTCAGGTGcttttaatataaattatttgcCTGATTCTTGCAGGGTGGTCTTTACATCATCCAGCTGTTTGATCACTATGTCTGTAGCGGTGCCACTCTGCTGTTCTTTGCAATCTGCCAGTCTGTGGCTATTGGATGGGTTTACGGTAAGCAGCATGCAGcatcagattattattatacaacaCAAAATTCAGAAAGGCATCGTTTAATTTTTATAAACTTAATCACTGATTGTTACAGATAACTGCGTGGAGGGGACAAAGAAGCAGtgattggcaaaaaaaaaaaaaaaaaaaaaattcacaagTTGCTTACTTATTTGAAATTCAGTTGATGAGTAAAGCCATATTAGGTACCTCAGGTGTTTTTGTGTACTTTTATGCTGGAGCTTTGAgggtaatgtagctaacaaattgTGGAAGCTTTTATCTCTTAATTAGCGTCATGCTACATGCCTAAAGCACACATACTTGTTCAAACTGTGTTGAGCTGTAAAGTACTCCCAAACAGAACATGGACAAAAGACAAAATCTAGAAATGGGTGCTTCAACTACTAAGAAACAGCAGATTCAAATACTTAGAATGAGCATCACACCTGGACATGAGATATGTTACAGGACTTTAGGTTAGGAAGTGTTTAAAACAGATCGGTCTCTCTCCCAGGTGCTGAACGTTTCTATGAGAACATAGAGGATATGATTGGCTATCGGCCTTGGCCTATGGTCAAATATTGCTGGCTCTATATCACTCCTTCCATCTGTATGGTGAATATGTTTCCTCTTCCCATCATCATGACACCATTCCAATGGTTTGAAGTCTATCCTTGGCTGAAGCCAATTTTGGACCACAAGTGCATTGTTTGTAATGTGAATGCTGTGACTGAACCCCTGTATTAATGCTGTTTCCTACAGGGAACCTTTATCTTCTCCCTGATCAGATACAGTCCTCTGAAGTTCAATAACACCTATGTTTATCCATGGTGGGCATACGGGCTTGGCTGGTTCCTAGCTTCATCCTCTCTCTTACTTATCCCCATCACCATGATTTACAAACTTTACAAGGGCAAAGGGACGATTTGGGaggtaagaaaaaaaatcttcacCAGTGATCCCATTTAGAGTTTACATGTGTCGTTAACATAATATGATCTAAATAATCAAAGCATTATGTGCCCAAAGGCTTAATAGAAAAAGGTTTTAAAACAACGGTGTAATGGACACTTGGTAATGCTTGTGTGTGGTTATGTCCTAGCGTCTCCAGGTGGCTTGTAACCCTGCAGATGATCTGCCTCAGTCACAGAGAAATCCAGCAGGACACTGCCCTCTGCCTCAACTCAAAGATAGAAAAAAGATCTCCAACAACATATAGAACTCCTATACACTAGGAATTGTTATTACAGAACAAAAactttgttttaaacaaatatataaaacatatatcatacatatatatacatatatatatacatatatatatatatatatatatatatatatatatatatatacacatatatatatatatatatatacacatatatatatatatatatatataaatatatatatatatatacacatatatatatatatatatatatatatatatatatatatatttatattcagtaGAAACAGTACATTTGTTGTGGgttatctgtttacaaacaTTATTGGGTGTGTGTGCAGCGAGGAGGCAAAAGTACTTTGGAAACATAGCCGGCCAGTAGGTTGTAACGGTAGTCAACTGTAATCAATGTTGATTTTGCACTGTTATGTAAATTCTTGTTTACTcagtaataaaatacaataaactcGGTTTGTTTGTATGTAACTATTTTCCctttgtttcatttttcatcAAATAATTTTTGGCAAAGGGATGTGACCCCATGTGTCCCaagtgattgtagtataaagacacctgttTGGAAAGTCCAGTCACTTTTTAGTCAGTACTCCTGGTTACAAATACACCATAAAGACAAAAGAATACTCCACACGCCTTCCAGAAAAGGTTACTGAAATCAGCATGGGTGCCAAAAAATATTACACATCAATGAACTAATCTCCTGGGGTTCAGATAAATCCATCATTAGGGACATCCTGAAAACAACAGGTGATTTCTGTGGATGCCTGAAAGAAAGTAAGTTGTCATGTTCTGCCTATAATTGTGTCTCCTGACATCACACAGTAAGTAAATCAGCAGGTGTCAGCTTAATCCCTCTTAATGTGTGTTCTTAAAAGAACATGCTAGAACGTGCTTATAGAATAAATAAAGGTTTTTTGAATGGTTACATACAGTGCACTGGTTTACTAACATGTTATTCTTACATATAGAAATGTTAATGTTGCTTAAAAGTAGGAAAATAAACATTagcaaagaaataaagaaaaatacataACCCTAAATTGTATGCAACCCTAGTCATATTGCAtactttgttgatttttttttaagtaatgaGAAGTACAAATGTTCTACAGAGAACACATCTGCACATTAATGCAACagcaaatgtaatgtaatgcattttatatgctttataatatttttatttacatggtTTTTAAAAAGCCATATTTAAGTCCGTTCCTGTAAAGGATTTGTTTGCgtattttcacaaaaaaaaaaaattaattgcaTGCAAGTTGTAAAACTAAGCTGCTAAAACAGCTAATttcaaatgaattattattgtgatacactatacagacaaacgTATCAGGACCCttactcattcactgtttctagtgaaatcaagggtcttaaaaAACCTTTCTTTTGTTGGTGTACCTCTCTCCACTGTCCAAGGAAGGTATTCtattagattctggagcattgccaTGAGGATTTGAATGTATTCAACaataaaagcattagtgaggccaaaagtactgaatagagcaccatcattctagagaacacagtctcACTACCCCACAACTTGATGCTGGGggttttatacttttttttttttagaaagtaCAATCAAAACAGATTGCATTTACATCCATTAGCTTAGTAAAAACAGACTGTTTTATTCAAATGGATTAAAATCATAATAGGATCTCAGGGAAATGCAATGAACGTACTGAGGCCATTTATCAGGCCTTATACCCTACTGCTTCTCATTCACAAGCTACCTGCGTGGTCATGATAAAATAATACCTATACAGTACAATATCATAACGTTTGGGATACAAGTCACTCATACACTCCAACAGCTGTCAGATTCACCAATGATGAATTGGCCTGAAGCAGTGCAGACTGCGGAGGTGATGTGTCCAGGCCCTACACAGAATGCCAGGGGAAGGAATCCAACACAAGTCAACACTTGACTCTTTCATGCTCACTGCTGGCAGAAACCTGGCTTACAGTTTAGCAAGCTAACTTAAATTCAGCTTAGTTAGTCAGCACACTTCCATCCATCCCGTGACCCTCTGTATTACCATGCGTCCGCCATATACAGTGAGGTTCATGTTAGAAATGCATGTTTAagcaaatgtttacattacaaaatgttaaaaaaaaaaaatttcttcAAATCTACTGCTTTAATATCAGATACAAATAGCCTTCATTAAAACTAATGAAGGTCCTGTATTTGCCTCGATTGTGTAATTCAATATTGTGTGCCGTGCTGCATGAGTTAGTCTAACCAGCACATGTATTCATCACTAATGACCAATGGTTATAtctatttgtaatatttttttccccccaaacttCACCAGATGAGGACCTTGGCTA from Salminus brasiliensis chromosome 7, fSalBra1.hap2, whole genome shotgun sequence encodes:
- the slc6a11a gene encoding solute carrier family 6 member 11a, whose amino-acid sequence is MSGSSSRQARIQQPALAPQERGAWANKLEFILTVAGAIVGLGNVWRFPYLCYKNGGGAFFIPYVLYLVTCGIPLFILEMSLGQYTSQGGITCWTKICPLFEGLGYASQVIIVYGSITYIVIMVWAFLYLLSALSFELPWASCENAWNTDACTVLNGKNSSLNGTSPLNATSSVMEFWRRRVLNLSSGMESLGAVRWDLALILLLVWVIIYFCIWKGVKSTGKAAYFTATFPYVTLVVLLLRGVTLPGAADGIHYYMYPNVSRLADPQVWMDAGTQIFYSYAICLGYLSSLGSYNSYYNNCYRDSFYLCLLNSGTSFVSGFAIFSVLGHMAKEQGVDISLVAESGPGLVFIVYPQAVTLLPWSQFWAVCFFTMIILLGLDSQFVGMESIMTSVTDVFPSVLRRGYRRELLLLALCLFCYFMGLFMIAEGGLYIIQLFDHYVCSGATLLFFAICQSVAIGWVYGAERFYENIEDMIGYRPWPMVKYCWLYITPSICMGTFIFSLIRYSPLKFNNTYVYPWWAYGLGWFLASSSLLLIPITMIYKLYKGKGTIWERLQVACNPADDLPQSQRNPAGHCPLPQLKDRKKISNNI